Part of the Pseudomonas sp. M30-35 genome is shown below.
GGCTTGTCGTCACCGAGTACGCGTCCGCCAAAGGCTATTACTCGGCCGCGGCTGTCGCGAATCGGGAAAATAACCCGGTCACGAAAGCGGTCGTAGCGTTTTCCGCTCTCGGCGTTTTCGACCAGCAGGCCCGCGTCAATCATGGCTTTTTGCTGGAGATTATCGCTGGCCAGGTATTTGTGCAGGTTGTCCCAGCCGGGCGGGGCAAAGCCAAGCCCAAAGTCGCGAGCGATTTCGCCTGTAAGGCCGCGACCTTTAAGGTATTCAATGGCGGCTTTGCGCTGTGGATGGCTCTTGAGTGCTTGGCGGTAAAACTCTGCTGCTGCGGTGAGCAGCGGGTAAAGCGGTGAGTCTGTCGGCTGGCGCGGCTTGTTGTTGCGTCCGCCTTCTTCGCGGGGCACTTCCATGCCTGCGCGCTTTGCCAGGTCTTCTATCGCTTGTGGGAAATCAAGCTGGTCGTGGTCCATGACAAAGCCGAGCGCGTTGCCGCCAGCGCCGCAACCGAAGCAGTAGTAGAACTGTTTGTCAGGGCTGACGCTAAAAGAGGGGGTTTTCTCTTTGTGGAACGGGCAGCAGGCGGTGTAATTCTTGCCAGCTTTTTTTAATTGAATGCGCGAACTCACCACGTCGACAATGTCGGTGCGGTTGAGCAGGTCATCAATAAAAGACTGTGGAATCAAGCCGGCCATAGGCGCTCAGTATGTTGGCCTGGAGTTGCGCAGGCGGACATGGGAAACGTACATATATAGTCTATTGTGGAGCGCAGATCATTACATCGAAAACTGCAGCGACACCCAAAGAGTGTGGCCGATGCGATGTGCGGTTACCTGCCATAAAGCGTGTGTTGTGCGTATTTGCGAGAAATTTGTGGCAATCGCTCAGCAAAAAAACTCCGATTATTCGCGATGGCGAAGCGGAGTGGAGCGCTCAATAGTGAGTAAGCTGAGCTAGGTCAGAAGTTATCTGACAGAAACGGCAAAGCCCGGCCGGAGCCGGGCAATGCAGACTGCAGCTATGCGGTCTGTACGATTAGTACAGGCGCACGCTACGGCGCTGTTCGCGCTGTACTTTCTTCGCGTGACGCTTAACAGCGGCTGCTGCTTTACGCTTACGCTCAGAAGTCGGCTTTTCGTAGAATTCGCGGCTGCGAACTTCAGCCAGTACACCGGCTTTTTCGCAAGAGCGCTTGAAGCGACGCAGAGCTACGTCGAAGGGTTCGTTCTCTTTAACTTTGACGGCTGGCATCCAGGGCGTACCTTCACTTTAATTCGGTGGTTAACGTGCTCCTAACTAAAGGCGCTGGAGTACGTAGGTTTTTAAGGGTTGCGGATGTTAACGCCTCATCGCGAAGAATGCAAAGCCTCTGATCGAAAAGCGCTGGTCGGCATACCCGTGCGGCCATTATTATGCCTGACTTCTTGTTCAAGTCCCTCTTTAAATCAAGGCATTAGCCAATGTTGGTACTGGGTTTAGAAACCTCTTGTGATGAAACCGGTGTCGCGCTCTATGACAGTGAGCGCGGGCTTTTGGCTGATGCGTTGTTCAGCCAGATCGATTTACACCGTATCTATGGCGGTGTCGTGCCGGAATTGGCCTCGCGCGACCACGTAAAGCGCATGCTGCCGCTGATCCGGCAGGTATTGGAGCAGGCGCAGTGCAGCACTGAAGATATTGATGCAATTGCCTATACCGCAGGCCCAGGGCTGGTCGGTGCGCTGTTGGTGGGGGCTTCCTGTGCCCAGTCTTTAGCCTTCGCCTGGGGGGTTCCTGCGCTGGGTGTGCATCACATGGAGGGGCACTTGCTCGCGCCAATGCTGGAACAAAATCCGCCTGGCTTTCCGTTCGTCGCTTTGTTGGTTTCCGGCGGGCATACCCAGTTGGTTCGCGTTGATGGCATTGGTCAATATCAGTTGCTTGGTGAGTCACTGGATGACGCCGCGGGCGAGGCTTTTGATAAAACAGCCAAGTTAATGGGTTTGCGTTATCCCGGCGGTCCGGAAATTGCGCGCTTAGCCAGTCAGGGTGTTGCTGGACGGTTTGTGTTCCCGCGACCAATGACTGATCGCCCAGGCCTGGATATGAGCTTTAGCGGCTTGAAAACCTTCACCCTGAATACCTGGCAGCAATGTGTGACTGAAGGTGATGACGGCGAGCAGACGCGCTGTGATATTGCTCTGGCATTTCAACAGGCCGTGGTTGAGACGCTGACAATCAAGTGCCGCCGCGCCTTGAAACTGACAGGGTTGAACAGCTTGGTGATTGCCGGTGGCGTGAGCGCTAACACGGCTTTGCGCCAATCGCTGGAAAAAATGCTCGGCGAGTTTAACGGGCAGGTGTTTTATGCGCGTCCGGAGTTCTGTACCGACAATGGCGCCATGATCGCCTACGCGGGTTGTCAGCGCTTGCTGGCCGGGCAGCACGAAGACTTAAGCATTGCGGTGCGCGCACGTTGGCCGATGGAGCAGCTTGCGCCGCTGTAACCGGATGCTCATGCAGTTTCTGCTGGCGCCGCCCTGCTGGGTGAGCGCGGCTCATGCTGTGGATTCAGAATTGTCGCTCTCGCCCGGCGAAAAGATCGCGTAAATTCCCGCGGTGACGCCACACGATAAGTGCGGTCAATACGCTTACCGGCAGCAACAGGCTAGGCTGTAGCCAGGCCAGTAACGGCAGTGTTAGCGGTGTCGCAATAAGCGCGGCAAGTGAGCTGGTGCGGGTGGTGGCAAATGTCAGCAGCCATAACACGGCCGCCAACAGCGCGGCGGGCAGGTATAGACCGAGGAATACCCCTGCGGCGGTTGCGACGCCTTTGCCGCCTCTAAAGCGGAAGTAAAGGGGATACATGTGACCGACGACGGCAGCCAGCCCGATCCATGCTTGCTGCTGAAGGTTAAGACCGAGCATTTTGGCGATAAAAATAGGCAGTAAACCTTTGAGCAAATCGCCAAACAGGGTGAGCGTTGCTAGGCGTTTGCCAGCGGTTCGCATCATGTTGGTTGCGCCAGGGTTGCCTGAACCGTACGCGCGCGGGTCTGGTCTGCCTGCAATCTGGCTGAGCAAGATCGCAAAGGAGACTGAGCCGAGCAAGTAAGCAAGCATTACCAGCAACGCAAACATGGAGTTGATCCGCCCCAAGAGGTGCATTGATTCTAGCAGGGCTGACGAAGCCCTAGGAATCCTCTGACAAACTAGCAGGGCTAAGCAATCACTAAAAACTGCTGCGCGAGTTATTTTGCGGCTGCCGACGCTGCGCCAGCCGACGCTGCGGCTGCGATGATGGGCCAGCCTTTGGTTATTACTTACTTTGCTCGTTACTTTTTCAGGGGGGGGCTCTAAGTTCGGGGGGCTCTAAGTCGCAATTGAGCATTTATATCTGTCTGGGAATCTTTATAGTGCCAGACTAATATTTTCATTCGAGTAACGTCAGTAATCGTTGGCTAATTCGAGAAGTGGAGAAAAGTTTGGACACAGTCTTTATCGAAGGTCTGGAGGTCGATACGGTGATCGGCGCATACGACTGGGAGCGTACGATTCGTCAGTGCCTGCGTTTGGATCTGCAACTGGGCTGGGATAACAAGCCAGCAGCAGCGGGCGATGATCTCGAGAAGGCGCTTGATTACGCTAAATTGTCTGCGCGAGTGCAGGCGTTTGCCAGCGAGGCGACTTTTATTTTGGTCGAAACATTCGCTGAGCGTTTGGCTGAGATGCTCATGAGTGAGTTCCAGATTCCCTGGTTACGCTTGAAGCTGACCAAACCAGGCGCCGTTCCAGCCGCGCTTGGCGGTGTCGGTGTGGAGATTGAGCGCGGATGTCGCTAACCCCGGTTTATCTTGGTCTTGGCAGTAATATCGACCGCGAAGCGCATCTGTGTGCCGGTCTTGATGCGCTGGCGGGATTGCTCAAGGACATGCGCTGCTCGGCGGTATTTGAGAGTGCACCCGTCGGCATCAAAAGTGGGCCGT
Proteins encoded:
- the plsY gene encoding glycerol-3-phosphate 1-O-acyltransferase PlsY; this encodes MFALLVMLAYLLGSVSFAILLSQIAGRPDPRAYGSGNPGATNMMRTAGKRLATLTLFGDLLKGLLPIFIAKMLGLNLQQQAWIGLAAVVGHMYPLYFRFRGGKGVATAAGVFLGLYLPAALLAAVLWLLTFATTRTSSLAALIATPLTLPLLAWLQPSLLLPVSVLTALIVWRHRGNLRDLFAGRERQF
- the tsaD gene encoding tRNA (adenosine(37)-N6)-threonylcarbamoyltransferase complex transferase subunit TsaD → MLVLGLETSCDETGVALYDSERGLLADALFSQIDLHRIYGGVVPELASRDHVKRMLPLIRQVLEQAQCSTEDIDAIAYTAGPGLVGALLVGASCAQSLAFAWGVPALGVHHMEGHLLAPMLEQNPPGFPFVALLVSGGHTQLVRVDGIGQYQLLGESLDDAAGEAFDKTAKLMGLRYPGGPEIARLASQGVAGRFVFPRPMTDRPGLDMSFSGLKTFTLNTWQQCVTEGDDGEQTRCDIALAFQQAVVETLTIKCRRALKLTGLNSLVIAGGVSANTALRQSLEKMLGEFNGQVFYARPEFCTDNGAMIAYAGCQRLLAGQHEDLSIAVRARWPMEQLAPL
- the rpsU gene encoding 30S ribosomal protein S21, with translation MPAVKVKENEPFDVALRRFKRSCEKAGVLAEVRSREFYEKPTSERKRKAAAAVKRHAKKVQREQRRSVRLY
- the folB gene encoding dihydroneopterin aldolase, with translation MDTVFIEGLEVDTVIGAYDWERTIRQCLRLDLQLGWDNKPAAAGDDLEKALDYAKLSARVQAFASEATFILVETFAERLAEMLMSEFQIPWLRLKLTKPGAVPAALGGVGVEIERGCR